The following coding sequences lie in one Calidithermus timidus DSM 17022 genomic window:
- a CDS encoding metallophosphoesterase, with protein sequence MRFPWLAAHEVNRYTQPLPGLERPVRVAHLSDLHIGYYIDSRIVRRWVETTVAHQPDLIVISGDLTDTHRAEWIRPAVAELAGLRAPLGTWAVWGNHDYRLRRYKSRDLSDLQGWLEQAGVRLLNNAGVQVRNDLYLAGVDDLWHGQPDVERALREHVGGAVLLLCHNPDYFFEIPAKVGLTLVGHTHGGQIKLPIIGPVSTSSRYGKRFAEGWFESPVKGFVSRGLGVSTVPIRFRAKAEIVIHELHPGESRKQNNHLPGTLEAGQGGRL encoded by the coding sequence ATGCGCTTTCCCTGGCTCGCCGCTCACGAGGTCAACCGTTATACCCAGCCCCTTCCGGGCCTCGAGCGCCCGGTGCGGGTGGCCCACCTCTCCGACCTGCACATCGGCTACTACATCGACTCGAGGATCGTCAGGCGCTGGGTCGAGACCACCGTGGCGCACCAACCCGATCTGATCGTCATCAGCGGCGACCTCACCGACACCCACCGCGCCGAGTGGATCCGGCCCGCCGTGGCTGAGCTGGCCGGGCTGAGAGCCCCACTGGGCACCTGGGCGGTGTGGGGCAATCACGACTACCGGCTGCGGCGCTACAAGTCCCGCGATCTCTCCGACCTCCAGGGGTGGCTCGAGCAGGCCGGGGTGCGACTGCTCAACAACGCCGGGGTTCAGGTGCGCAATGACCTTTACCTGGCCGGAGTGGACGACCTCTGGCACGGCCAGCCCGACGTTGAGCGAGCCCTACGGGAACACGTTGGGGGGGCAGTGTTACTGCTGTGCCACAATCCCGATTACTTCTTCGAGATACCCGCGAAGGTGGGCCTGACGCTGGTGGGGCACACCCACGGCGGGCAGATCAAGCTGCCCATCATCGGGCCCGTCAGCACCTCCTCGAGGTATGGCAAGCGCTTCGCGGAGGGCTGGTTTGAAAGTCCGGTGAAAGGCTTCGTCTCGCGGGGCCTGGGTGTTTCCACGGTGCCCATCCGCTTCCGGGCCAAGGCCGAAATCGTCATCCACGAGCTGCACCCGGGGGAAAGCAGGAAGCAAAACAACCACCTCCCTGGCACACTCGAAGCTGGCCAGGGAGGGCGGTTGTAG
- a CDS encoding tRNA dihydrouridine synthase gives MLTVPLQDDFYSRALRDSRAVLAPMAGYTDAPFRKLALEHGAGWVVSEMVLARGFLAGERRSLELGAPYPGEERLVLQLFGHDPDVLRDAAAKAEAEFAPVALDLNIGCPAPKMAGRGGACLLQTPELAFDLVRAMRQGTSLPVSAKIRLGWDCDRSLEIAQGLEAAGVSLITIHGRTSQQRYAGEADWEAIARVAQAVRVPVIGSGDVTTPEQYFERLKLGVAGVMIGRGAVGNPWIFAQIAGKSPPSESERAQTALRHAQLNVQWYGEHSGIRQMRKVLPRYFPSRPELHSVLKRASTLQELEGILASLCPLTPTCQAPTIL, from the coding sequence GTGCTTACTGTGCCCCTTCAGGACGATTTCTACAGCCGCGCCCTACGCGACTCTCGGGCGGTACTCGCGCCCATGGCCGGCTACACCGATGCGCCCTTCCGCAAGCTAGCCCTCGAGCACGGCGCGGGCTGGGTGGTGAGCGAGATGGTGCTGGCACGGGGTTTCCTGGCTGGGGAGCGCCGCTCGCTCGAGCTGGGTGCCCCCTACCCCGGCGAGGAGCGGTTGGTGCTCCAGCTTTTCGGCCACGATCCCGACGTGCTGCGCGATGCGGCAGCCAAGGCCGAGGCCGAATTCGCCCCGGTAGCCCTGGACCTCAACATAGGCTGTCCCGCACCCAAAATGGCGGGTCGAGGTGGGGCCTGCCTACTTCAGACGCCGGAGCTGGCCTTTGACCTGGTGCGGGCCATGCGCCAGGGCACCAGCCTGCCGGTGAGTGCCAAGATCCGGTTGGGCTGGGACTGCGACCGCAGCCTCGAGATCGCCCAGGGGCTCGAGGCTGCCGGGGTCAGCCTGATCACCATTCACGGACGTACCAGCCAGCAGCGCTACGCAGGCGAGGCTGATTGGGAGGCCATCGCCCGCGTGGCTCAGGCGGTGCGCGTCCCGGTCATCGGCAGCGGCGACGTGACCACCCCCGAGCAGTACTTCGAGCGCCTGAAGCTGGGCGTAGCCGGGGTGATGATTGGGCGGGGCGCGGTGGGCAACCCCTGGATCTTCGCCCAGATCGCTGGGAAGTCCCCACCCTCCGAGAGCGAGCGTGCTCAAACAGCCCTGCGCCACGCCCAGCTCAACGTGCAGTGGTACGGGGAACACTCCGGGATACGCCAGATGCGCAAGGTGTTGCCCCGCTACTTTCCCTCGAGACCCGAGCTTCACTCCGTGCTCAAGCGGGCTAGCACCTTGCAGGAACTCGAGGGTATACTCGCGAGCCTGTGCCCCTTGACCCCGACCTGCCAAGCCCCCACAATCCTCTAG
- a CDS encoding YebC/PmpR family DNA-binding transcriptional regulator: MAGHSKWAQIKRKKAANDLKRGKVISKYLRAIAAAARAGGSADPAANAQLRNLIEAAKMDDVPNDNIERLLKRLQGGEEEGSNYEEVVYEGYAPGGVAVLVYALTDNRNRTASEVRHVFSKHGGSLGASGAVAWQFERRGYIWLEPNTEAAQEAAIELGALDLQESEEGLEVYTDPQEVYTIASGLKERGFKPEDVQITMVPQNTMALAQEDAEKVLRMIEALEDLDDTQNVYSNLNLENVTVEA, encoded by the coding sequence ATGGCAGGCCATAGCAAGTGGGCTCAGATCAAGCGGAAGAAAGCCGCCAACGACCTCAAACGCGGCAAAGTAATCAGCAAGTACCTGCGGGCCATCGCGGCGGCGGCCAGGGCCGGGGGTAGCGCCGATCCGGCGGCCAATGCCCAGCTTCGCAACCTCATCGAAGCGGCCAAAATGGACGACGTACCCAACGACAACATCGAGCGCCTACTCAAGCGCTTACAGGGCGGCGAGGAGGAGGGGTCCAACTACGAAGAGGTGGTGTACGAGGGCTACGCGCCGGGCGGGGTGGCGGTGCTGGTGTACGCCCTCACCGACAACCGCAACCGCACCGCCAGCGAGGTGCGCCACGTCTTCAGCAAGCACGGGGGCAGCCTGGGGGCCAGCGGAGCGGTGGCCTGGCAGTTCGAGCGCCGGGGCTATATCTGGCTCGAGCCCAATACCGAAGCCGCGCAGGAGGCCGCCATCGAACTGGGGGCTTTGGACTTGCAGGAGAGCGAGGAGGGATTGGAGGTCTACACCGATCCCCAGGAGGTCTACACCATCGCCAGTGGGCTCAAGGAGCGGGGCTTCAAGCCGGAGGATGTGCAGATCACCATGGTTCCGCAGAACACCATGGCGCTGGCTCAGGAAGACGCCGAGAAGGTGCTGCGCATGATCGAAGCGCTCGAAGACCTCGACGACACCCAGAACGTCTACTCCAACCTCAACCTCGAGAACGTCACGGTCGAAGCCTGA
- a CDS encoding DUF58 domain-containing protein, with amino-acid sequence MTRYRIRTQPTQPYAGERTRPRPGRGLEFYELRGYTPGDEPRFIDWRAYGRSGRLYTRVFQVELPARFTFLLDGSPSMALFGKAPYAERVLHLLAGLSRAEGAFLWGQGRYRGGAKAVAEGPRVVLGVPRPKGTTVLITDGLDELDWVRLLNKLKHVVLVQVLAPEELSPQPQEALLHDVETEERLEIGPAEVAAYQSALEAHLRKLRLTARRLGSYALLRVGEPMVPALLRQGVLEER; translated from the coding sequence ATGACCCGCTACCGCATCCGCACCCAGCCCACCCAGCCCTACGCGGGCGAGCGCACCCGGCCCCGCCCCGGAAGGGGCCTGGAGTTTTACGAGTTGCGTGGCTACACCCCTGGCGACGAGCCCCGCTTCATCGACTGGCGGGCTTACGGGCGCAGCGGGCGGCTGTACACCCGCGTCTTCCAGGTCGAGCTTCCCGCCCGCTTCACCTTCTTGCTCGACGGCTCGCCCAGCATGGCCCTCTTCGGCAAGGCCCCCTATGCCGAGCGTGTGCTGCACCTGCTGGCCGGGCTCTCCAGAGCCGAAGGAGCCTTCCTGTGGGGGCAGGGACGCTATCGGGGTGGGGCCAAGGCTGTGGCGGAGGGACCTAGAGTGGTCCTTGGGGTTCCCCGGCCCAAAGGGACAACCGTGCTGATCACCGACGGGCTCGACGAGCTGGACTGGGTGCGCCTGTTGAACAAGCTCAAGCACGTGGTCCTGGTGCAGGTGTTGGCCCCCGAGGAGCTCTCTCCCCAGCCCCAAGAGGCCCTACTCCACGACGTGGAGACCGAAGAGAGGCTCGAGATCGGCCCTGCCGAGGTCGCCGCCTACCAGAGCGCCCTCGAGGCCCACCTGCGCAAACTCAGGCTCACCGCCCGCAGGCTGGGGAGCTACGCCCTGCTGCGGGTGGGTGAGCCCATGGTGCCTGCGCTGCTGCGCCAGGGAGTCTTGGAAGAGCGCTAA
- the tsaD gene encoding tRNA (adenosine(37)-N6)-threonylcarbamoyltransferase complex transferase subunit TsaD: MLVLGIDTSCDDTGVGLVRDGRVVANKVASQTLLHQQYGGVVPELASREHTQVIDGLLEQALTEAGIGLRDLDLIAATRGPGLIGALLVGYTYAKGLALALKRPFVGVHHLEGHLYAALAEHPEVEPPFLALIASGGHSHLFRVTAWGQYELLGATMDDAAGEAFDKVARLLGLGYPGGPEIEKLAAQGDPEAVPFSVPLQGHSQYAFSFSGLKTAALRAAEKGFDRADIAAGFQRVVVEHLAAVVLRAARDTGLQTLLVTGGVAQNRALRERLEHAGLKLLFPPRGMATDNGAMIALAAWRRWDGRGDALSLPAAAYLPLA; the protein is encoded by the coding sequence ATGCTGGTCCTGGGCATAGACACCTCCTGTGACGACACCGGTGTGGGTCTGGTGCGCGACGGGCGGGTCGTGGCCAATAAGGTGGCTTCGCAGACCCTGCTGCACCAGCAGTATGGTGGGGTGGTGCCGGAGCTGGCCTCGAGGGAGCACACCCAGGTCATCGACGGGCTGCTCGAGCAAGCCCTGACCGAGGCGGGGATTGGCCTCCGGGACCTCGATCTGATCGCGGCCACCCGAGGCCCCGGTCTGATCGGTGCCCTGCTGGTGGGCTATACCTACGCCAAGGGGCTGGCCCTGGCGCTGAAGAGACCCTTCGTAGGGGTGCACCACCTCGAGGGCCACCTCTACGCCGCGCTGGCCGAGCATCCTGAGGTCGAGCCGCCCTTCTTGGCCCTCATCGCCTCGGGTGGACACAGCCACCTCTTTCGCGTCACGGCCTGGGGCCAGTACGAGCTGCTGGGCGCCACCATGGACGACGCCGCCGGGGAGGCCTTCGACAAGGTGGCCCGCCTGCTGGGGTTGGGCTACCCCGGTGGGCCGGAGATCGAGAAATTGGCGGCTCAGGGTGATCCCGAGGCGGTGCCCTTCAGCGTGCCGTTGCAAGGGCACAGTCAGTACGCCTTCAGCTTCTCGGGGCTCAAAACCGCCGCGTTGCGGGCCGCCGAGAAGGGCTTCGACAGGGCCGACATCGCCGCCGGCTTCCAGCGGGTCGTGGTCGAGCACCTGGCTGCGGTGGTGCTGCGCGCAGCGCGGGACACCGGCCTCCAGACCCTGCTGGTCACGGGGGGAGTGGCGCAGAACCGGGCTTTGCGGGAGCGGCTCGAGCACGCGGGCCTGAAGCTCCTGTTCCCGCCTAGGGGCATGGCCACCGACAACGGCGCCATGATCGCCCTGGCCGCCTGGCGGCGCTGGGATGGCCGGGGGGACGCCCTGAGCCTGCCGGCGGCCGCATATTTGCCGCTGGCGTGA
- a CDS encoding lactate/malate family dehydrogenase: MSKVAIIGAGLVGATTAHTLALRGSCEEIVLLDVDQDKAQAQAADVAAAATLNRGVRVYSGSYAQVRGADVVLLAAGLRQKGGLSRTELIASNTLIFREVMPQLLEAAPQAVILVATQPVDPMTEYVYRLLEGREVSRVLGVGTVLETMQLRAAVAAHLGIAPEHVHGYVVGEEGDSALVAWSNLNVAGLPVTEFAEQRGVPWTTRDQAAITDRVQRSNRRVVEGKGAISYGVGAAITRVVEAILRDAQTVLTVSARSPEYGVSLSLPRIVGARGVIETLDLPYSHEERFRLEVLVNSLKGIFERI, translated from the coding sequence ATGAGCAAAGTTGCCATCATCGGCGCTGGGTTGGTCGGAGCTACTACCGCTCACACCCTGGCGCTACGGGGGTCGTGCGAGGAAATCGTCCTGCTGGACGTTGATCAGGACAAAGCTCAAGCCCAGGCTGCCGACGTGGCCGCGGCGGCCACGCTCAACCGAGGGGTGCGGGTCTATAGCGGAAGCTACGCCCAGGTGCGGGGGGCCGATGTGGTGCTGTTGGCAGCGGGGTTGCGGCAGAAGGGGGGTCTGAGCCGTACCGAGCTGATCGCCAGCAATACCCTCATCTTCCGCGAGGTGATGCCGCAGCTGCTCGAGGCCGCTCCCCAGGCGGTAATCCTGGTGGCGACACAGCCGGTCGATCCCATGACCGAGTACGTCTACCGCCTGCTAGAAGGGCGCGAGGTCAGCCGGGTGTTGGGGGTGGGGACGGTGCTCGAGACCATGCAGCTCAGGGCGGCGGTGGCGGCGCACCTTGGAATTGCGCCCGAGCACGTCCACGGCTACGTGGTCGGGGAGGAGGGCGACTCGGCGCTGGTGGCGTGGTCGAACCTCAACGTCGCAGGGCTGCCGGTGACCGAGTTCGCCGAGCAGCGCGGGGTGCCCTGGACCACCCGTGACCAGGCCGCGATCACCGACCGCGTGCAGCGCTCCAACCGGCGGGTGGTGGAGGGTAAGGGAGCCATCTCCTATGGGGTCGGGGCGGCCATTACGCGGGTGGTGGAAGCCATCCTGCGCGACGCCCAGACCGTGCTCACCGTCAGCGCCCGAAGCCCCGAATACGGCGTTTCCCTCTCCCTGCCGCGTATCGTGGGGGCCAGAGGCGTGATCGAGACCCTGGACCTACCCTACTCGCACGAGGAGCGCTTCCGGCTCGAGGTGCTGGTCAACAGCCTGAAGGGCATCTTCGAGCGCATTTAG
- the secA gene encoding preprotein translocase subunit SecA — MLGLINKLFDNNERHIARYWKTVVAPVNALEPEVQKIEDLAAAYAELRQRYENGESLEDLLPMAFALTRESSRRYLGLRHYDVQLIGGAALHEGKIAEMRTGEGKTLVATLAVALNAIAGKGVHLVTVNDYLARRDAEWMGPVYRGLGLSVGIIQHNSTPEQRQAAYRSDVTYVTNSELGFDYLRDNMVVQPEFLVLRHDTPLHYAIIDEVDSILIDEARTPLIISGPAEKATDLYYRMAEIAKKLERGEKAEPGVRKEPTGDYTIDEKQKSVHLTVQGIAKAEKLLGVEGLFNTENMEKAHMLTQALRAKELYHVDRDYIIQDGQVIIVDEFTGRLMPGRRYGEGLHQAIEAKEGVKIERENQTLATITYQNFFRLYEKVAGMTGTAKTEEKEFQEIYGMDVRTIPTNKKVIREDNPDVVYRSERGKFFAVVEEIAEKYEKGQPVLVGTISVEKSERLSAMLKEPRHYLAQLEFRTQLFLKAAEKQSGGQWEQIKSLLARPAQLKEADLEPYDPAIPPKGNLRTAWEALKRSVHTLELIRKGIPHQVLNAKYHERESEIVAQAGRSKTVTISTNMAGRGTDIKLGGNAEYLAAALLQKEGFDRYEWKVELFIKKLVQGEEDEARRLGSELGVRPEIMEEIRRLRDTCAADEVRVKELGGLHIIGTERHESRRIDNQLRGRAGRQGDPGSSRFYVSFDDDLMRLFASERIIAMLDRMGFDDSEPIVNNMVTASIERAQKRVEDRNFGIRKQLLQFDDVMARQREVVYAQRRTILLGKDEEVREAAQAMIEDSVAAAAELHLNPQVHPEDWDLSALKGAMTDFVPGLEHYDYESLRSLKADEGVEKLIEAALAEYARREAELSPQIMRAVERFVILQVVDNFWKEHLHNLDVLRQGIGLRGYGQKDPFQEYKFEATKLFNEMIATIKSEVTKFLFRLKVELEPTPRQQAIPAPVVEASPAPSVFGQPQPDPFTVRREKPAHNPNTSGLSRAERRKLEREERKKHKK; from the coding sequence ATGTTGGGCCTCATCAATAAGCTCTTCGACAACAACGAGCGGCATATCGCTCGTTACTGGAAAACCGTGGTCGCGCCGGTCAACGCCCTCGAGCCCGAGGTGCAGAAGATCGAAGACCTGGCCGCGGCCTATGCCGAGCTGCGCCAGCGCTATGAGAACGGGGAATCCCTCGAGGACTTGCTCCCGATGGCCTTCGCCCTGACCCGCGAATCCAGCCGACGCTATCTGGGACTACGCCACTATGACGTGCAGCTTATCGGTGGGGCCGCGTTGCACGAGGGCAAGATTGCGGAGATGCGCACGGGCGAGGGCAAGACCCTGGTGGCTACCCTCGCGGTCGCGCTCAACGCCATCGCCGGCAAGGGCGTGCACCTGGTCACGGTCAACGACTACCTGGCCCGCCGCGACGCGGAGTGGATGGGGCCGGTGTACCGTGGCCTGGGCCTCAGCGTGGGCATCATCCAGCACAACTCTACCCCCGAGCAGCGCCAGGCGGCCTACCGCTCCGACGTGACCTACGTGACCAACTCGGAGCTGGGCTTCGACTACCTGCGCGACAACATGGTCGTGCAGCCTGAGTTCTTGGTGCTGCGCCACGACACCCCGCTGCACTACGCCATCATCGACGAGGTAGACTCCATCCTCATCGACGAGGCCCGTACCCCGCTCATCATCAGCGGTCCCGCCGAGAAGGCCACCGACCTCTACTACCGCATGGCCGAGATCGCCAAGAAGCTCGAGCGCGGTGAGAAGGCCGAGCCCGGTGTGCGCAAGGAGCCCACCGGCGACTACACCATCGACGAGAAGCAAAAGTCGGTACACCTCACCGTGCAGGGCATCGCCAAGGCCGAGAAGCTGCTGGGTGTGGAGGGGCTGTTCAACACCGAGAACATGGAGAAGGCCCACATGCTCACCCAGGCGCTGCGGGCCAAGGAGCTTTACCACGTTGACCGCGACTACATCATCCAGGACGGCCAGGTGATCATCGTCGATGAGTTCACCGGTCGCCTGATGCCCGGACGGCGCTATGGCGAGGGGCTGCACCAGGCCATTGAGGCCAAAGAGGGCGTCAAGATCGAGCGCGAGAACCAGACGCTGGCCACCATCACCTACCAGAACTTCTTCCGCCTCTACGAAAAGGTCGCGGGCATGACCGGCACTGCCAAGACCGAGGAGAAGGAGTTCCAGGAGATCTACGGGATGGACGTGCGTACCATCCCCACCAATAAGAAGGTCATTCGCGAGGACAACCCCGACGTGGTCTACCGCTCCGAGCGGGGCAAGTTCTTCGCCGTGGTCGAGGAGATCGCCGAGAAGTACGAGAAGGGTCAGCCGGTGTTGGTGGGCACCATCTCCGTCGAGAAGTCCGAGCGCCTGTCGGCGATGCTCAAGGAGCCGCGCCACTACCTGGCCCAGCTCGAGTTCCGCACTCAGCTCTTCCTCAAGGCCGCCGAGAAGCAGAGCGGGGGGCAGTGGGAGCAGATCAAGAGCCTCCTGGCCCGCCCGGCCCAGCTCAAGGAGGCCGACCTCGAGCCCTACGACCCGGCCATCCCCCCCAAGGGCAACCTCCGCACCGCCTGGGAGGCGCTCAAGCGCTCGGTGCACACCCTCGAGCTCATCCGCAAGGGCATCCCGCACCAGGTTTTGAACGCCAAGTACCACGAACGCGAATCGGAGATCGTGGCCCAGGCCGGGCGCAGCAAGACCGTGACCATCTCGACCAACATGGCCGGGCGCGGTACCGACATCAAGCTCGGCGGTAACGCCGAGTACCTGGCGGCGGCCCTGCTGCAAAAGGAAGGCTTCGACCGCTACGAGTGGAAGGTCGAGCTCTTCATCAAGAAGCTGGTTCAAGGTGAGGAAGACGAAGCCCGGCGGTTGGGCTCCGAGCTCGGCGTGCGCCCCGAGATCATGGAGGAGATCCGCCGCCTGCGCGACACCTGTGCCGCCGACGAGGTGAGGGTGAAGGAACTGGGCGGCTTGCACATCATCGGCACCGAGCGCCACGAGTCGCGCCGCATCGACAACCAGTTGCGGGGGCGCGCGGGCCGCCAGGGTGACCCCGGCTCCTCGCGCTTCTACGTCTCCTTCGACGACGACCTCATGCGCCTGTTCGCCTCCGAGCGCATCATCGCCATGCTCGACCGCATGGGCTTTGACGACAGCGAGCCCATCGTCAACAACATGGTCACTGCCTCCATCGAGCGGGCCCAGAAGCGTGTGGAGGACCGCAACTTCGGCATTCGCAAGCAGCTGCTGCAGTTCGACGACGTGATGGCCCGCCAGCGCGAGGTGGTCTACGCCCAGCGTCGCACCATCCTCCTGGGCAAGGACGAGGAGGTGCGTGAAGCGGCCCAGGCCATGATCGAAGACAGCGTGGCGGCGGCGGCTGAACTGCACCTCAACCCCCAGGTACATCCCGAGGACTGGGACCTCAGCGCCCTCAAGGGCGCCATGACCGATTTCGTGCCGGGCCTCGAGCACTACGACTACGAGTCGCTGCGCTCGCTCAAGGCCGACGAAGGCGTGGAAAAGCTCATCGAGGCGGCACTTGCCGAGTACGCCAGGCGCGAGGCCGAGCTCTCGCCCCAGATCATGCGGGCGGTGGAGCGCTTCGTGATTTTGCAGGTGGTGGACAACTTCTGGAAGGAGCACCTGCACAACCTCGACGTGCTGCGCCAGGGCATCGGGTTGCGCGGCTACGGTCAGAAAGACCCCTTCCAGGAGTACAAGTTTGAAGCCACCAAGCTCTTCAACGAGATGATCGCCACCATCAAGAGCGAGGTCACCAAGTTCCTCTTCCGCCTCAAGGTCGAACTCGAGCCCACCCCCCGGCAGCAGGCCATCCCAGCTCCCGTGGTGGAGGCCAGCCCCGCCCCCAGCGTCTTCGGCCAGCCCCAGCCCGACCCCTTCACCGTCCGCCGCGAGAAGCCCGCCCACAACCCCAACACCTCGGGCCTGAGCCGGGCCGAGCGCCGCAAGCTCGAGCGCGAGGAGAGGAAGAAGCATAAGAAGTAG
- a CDS encoding AAA family ATPase: protein MSRPALTRLEASLCGVLFGQERVIRELLATAVAGGHALLEGLPGLGKTLLARSFAQASGLSYRRIQFTPDLLPADVTGTEVLEDGQFVFRPGPLFAQVVLADEINRATPKTQSALLEAMQERGVTVGGERHALPEPFIVLATQNPLELEGTYPLPEAQLDRFMSKITVEAPPRTVWLRILSEEPAQPVAVEGLDLLQARQELGQVVVSQPALEAIANAGQLTLEDKRLRMPLSPRGAKAWLALARALAYLAGRAHLDWEDLRQAMRPALSHRLLLSEEAQFEGVTVEAVLQDLLRRTMPR from the coding sequence ATGTCGCGCCCCGCACTCACCCGGCTCGAGGCCTCCCTCTGTGGCGTGCTCTTCGGACAGGAGCGCGTGATTCGCGAGCTCCTGGCCACGGCGGTGGCCGGCGGCCACGCCCTGCTCGAGGGCCTCCCCGGTCTGGGCAAGACCCTGCTGGCCCGCTCGTTCGCCCAGGCCTCGGGCCTCTCCTACCGCCGCATCCAGTTCACCCCAGACCTACTGCCCGCCGACGTGACCGGCACCGAGGTGCTCGAGGACGGCCAGTTCGTCTTCCGCCCCGGGCCGCTCTTCGCCCAGGTGGTGCTGGCCGACGAGATCAACCGGGCCACCCCCAAGACCCAGTCGGCCTTGCTGGAGGCCATGCAGGAGCGTGGGGTGACGGTGGGCGGAGAGCGCCACGCTCTGCCCGAGCCCTTCATCGTGCTGGCTACGCAGAATCCACTCGAGCTCGAGGGCACCTACCCCTTACCCGAAGCCCAGCTTGACCGCTTCATGAGCAAGATTACAGTAGAAGCCCCACCCAGAACGGTCTGGCTGCGCATCCTGAGCGAGGAGCCCGCCCAGCCAGTGGCGGTGGAGGGTCTGGACCTGCTGCAAGCCCGCCAGGAGCTAGGCCAGGTCGTAGTAAGCCAGCCCGCCCTGGAGGCCATTGCCAACGCCGGACAGCTGACCCTCGAGGACAAGCGCCTGCGGATGCCGCTCTCCCCGCGTGGGGCCAAGGCCTGGCTGGCCCTGGCCCGCGCCCTGGCCTACCTGGCGGGCCGGGCTCACCTGGACTGGGAGGACCTGCGCCAGGCCATGCGCCCGGCCCTCTCGCACCGCCTGCTGCTGAGCGAGGAGGCCCAATTCGAAGGCGTCACCGTGGAGGCGGTGCTGCAAGACCTACTCCGCAGGACGATGCCGAGGTGA
- a CDS encoding nuclease-related domain-containing protein: protein MPIKHGTAGKTLRNKLLALAVILLVVGIGGYLLIRVLVPFLAPAAPLVALFLVLRVLSSKEMAKAVRAVGKGYVGEVTVGRILEQLPTGWRVFHDLDLGGENVDHLVIGPAGVFNVEVKNYSGKVIATLKGLYNKGRRQDEVVKQAWRQSHKLKEILGVEVKPILVLVSDQLEGDRVGKLPVKRPEELLRHLSSLPKVWEYGDFIATVKKAEGLVK from the coding sequence ATGCCCATCAAGCACGGTACAGCCGGAAAGACTTTGCGCAACAAGCTTCTTGCCTTAGCGGTGATCCTCCTCGTCGTTGGGATCGGGGGATACCTCCTCATCCGGGTGCTCGTGCCTTTCCTTGCCCCGGCGGCTCCGCTGGTGGCCCTGTTCCTCGTCCTGCGGGTACTCAGCAGCAAAGAGATGGCCAAGGCCGTCCGGGCCGTAGGCAAGGGCTACGTCGGGGAGGTCACGGTCGGCAGGATCCTCGAGCAACTCCCCACCGGCTGGCGCGTCTTTCACGACCTGGACTTGGGTGGGGAGAACGTGGACCATTTAGTGATCGGACCCGCCGGGGTGTTCAACGTGGAGGTCAAGAACTACAGCGGCAAGGTGATCGCGACGCTGAAGGGGTTGTACAACAAGGGCAGACGCCAGGACGAGGTGGTCAAGCAGGCCTGGCGGCAGTCACACAAGCTCAAGGAGATTCTGGGGGTAGAAGTAAAGCCGATTCTGGTGCTCGTGAGCGATCAGCTCGAGGGGGACCGGGTCGGAAAACTCCCGGTCAAACGCCCTGAGGAACTGCTGCGCCATCTCTCGAGCCTGCCGAAGGTCTGGGAGTATGGCGACTTCATCGCTACGGTCAAGAAGGCCGAAGGGTTGGTCAAGTGA